In one Hyphomicrobium sp. 99 genomic region, the following are encoded:
- a CDS encoding HEAT repeat domain-containing protein: MAGIFEDTADLDELAEALRSTDAGERRVAVLALADSGLPDAVHLLSSALNDPDSGIRQQVASALGSFDGVEAANALTKALTDSEPAVAQAAAESLAELKDPGSADVILPFVDHASAFVKEAALRALKELRRPEALKPALEALQYPDASVRIQAVGVIGFLKLEESVPALRSAAGDVNATVRRAAINALAFSQAPSSSDVIARALGDAEWSVREIAAEALGRSPGGASAKDALVASLEDEFWQVRLKAIRSLAALKVRSGALAIAKSLTHPQPNMRKEAAAALGELRASEARPYLEKAADDIDADVRKNVRWALSRLD, from the coding sequence ATGGCAGGCATTTTCGAAGACACCGCTGATCTGGATGAACTTGCTGAGGCGCTGCGTTCCACCGACGCGGGAGAACGTCGCGTCGCAGTTTTGGCGCTCGCTGATTCTGGATTGCCGGATGCTGTCCACTTGCTTTCCTCGGCACTGAATGATCCTGATTCCGGTATCCGCCAGCAGGTGGCGTCGGCACTCGGATCATTCGACGGTGTTGAGGCAGCGAACGCTCTCACCAAGGCGTTGACGGACTCCGAGCCAGCCGTTGCGCAAGCCGCTGCCGAAAGTTTGGCGGAACTCAAAGATCCGGGCAGCGCGGATGTCATCCTGCCCTTCGTCGACCATGCGTCGGCCTTCGTCAAAGAAGCGGCGTTGCGCGCGCTCAAGGAGTTGAGGCGCCCGGAGGCATTGAAGCCTGCGCTGGAGGCCCTGCAATATCCCGATGCATCGGTTCGCATACAAGCCGTGGGTGTGATCGGATTTTTGAAGCTGGAGGAATCCGTTCCTGCGCTTCGCTCGGCTGCGGGCGATGTCAACGCGACGGTTCGAAGAGCGGCGATCAATGCCCTCGCGTTCTCTCAGGCGCCGTCGTCCTCGGACGTGATTGCACGCGCTCTTGGCGACGCTGAATGGTCGGTCCGAGAGATAGCCGCGGAGGCGCTTGGCCGAAGTCCCGGTGGTGCGTCTGCCAAAGACGCGCTTGTTGCGAGTCTCGAAGATGAGTTCTGGCAAGTCAGGCTCAAAGCCATTCGAAGTTTGGCGGCGCTGAAGGTTCGATCTGGCGCACTCGCCATCGCCAAGAGTCTCACGCATCCCCAGCCTAACATGCGCAAGGAAGCCGCCGCAGCACTCGGAGAATTGAGAGCCAGCGAAGCCCGCCCTTATCTCGAAAAGGCTGCTGACGACATCGATGCCGACGTTCGAAAGAACGTGCGTTGGGCGCTCAGCCGGCTCGATTGA